The genomic DNA GTTATCTTGCTCTCAAATATTCTGATGACAAGTTTTCAGCTATTAAGGGAGGAGATATAGGGTACATAGAAAGGGGAACCTTTCCTCAAGATGTTGAGGAAAAGCTATATAAGTTTAAAGAGGGTGAGATTACACAGCCGATTCAAGGGGATCTTGGTTTCTTTATTTTCCAGATCGTAGATAAAAAAGAAAATAAAATTCATTTGAGGCAAATTGTAATTGCAACACTCCCTACAAAGAGTGATACTATAAGGGCATTAAATAGGGCAAAGGAGGCAAGAAAATTTGCAGAGGAGAATGGGTTTGAGGAGGCAGCAAGGAAATATTCAGAGGATCCTTTAACAAAGGATAAAGGAGGATATTTAGGTTTTGTTCCTTTCGAAAACTTAAAGGAGGATGTAAAGTTAGAACTTTTAAACTCAAAAGACGGAGATATAGTAGGTCCCTTTTACCTAGATTACGGTTATCATATTTTCAAAAGGATCTCTTATAACAGAGGAGGTAAACCATCTTTTGAGGAGATCAAGTTTCAAATCCAAAACCTTCTTTTTCAGAGAAAAGTTCAAAAGCTTTTAAAGAAAAAAGTTTCTGAAATAAAAAATAAAGTTTATGTAGAGATATTTGAACAATGAGCAAATTTGAGAATTGATAAATTTATAAAGTTATTTAACATTATAAA from Candidatus Hydrothermales bacterium includes the following:
- a CDS encoding peptidylprolyl isomerase — its product is MRIILCLLIFSYKDLLYRDRVIAVVDKRPIFESEVLEALKFFKLLKPELKEEEERELKKKILESLIENELILIEAKKDTTIKVESEEISSYLEDEINRLKREMGESVFADELKKENLTEETLKEKYFEQVERNLYIQKYIAKYIAPKIEISPKEIEEFYKSYIDSIPELPEGFELSHIFIPVKPSKEIIEAARKRAESVYKELKAGADFGYLALKYSDDKFSAIKGGDIGYIERGTFPQDVEEKLYKFKEGEITQPIQGDLGFFIFQIVDKKENKIHLRQIVIATLPTKSDTIRALNRAKEARKFAEENGFEEAARKYSEDPLTKDKGGYLGFVPFENLKEDVKLELLNSKDGDIVGPFYLDYGYHIFKRISYNRGGKPSFEEIKFQIQNLLFQRKVQKLLKKKVSEIKNKVYVEIFEQ